Proteins found in one Triticum urartu cultivar G1812 chromosome 4, Tu2.1, whole genome shotgun sequence genomic segment:
- the LOC125552064 gene encoding serine/threonine protein kinase OSK4 isoform X2 — protein sequence MEGNTRGGGHSDALKNYNVGRTLGIGTFGKVRIAEHKHTGHKVAIKILNRRQMRTMEMEEKAKREIKILRLFIHPHIIRLYEVIYTPTDIFVVMEYCKYGELFDCIVEKGRLQEDEARRIFQQIISGVEYCHRNMVAHRDLKPENLLLDSKYNVKLADFGLSNVMHDGHFLKTSCGSPNYAAPEVISGKLYAGPEVDVWSCGVILYALLCGTLPFDDDNIPKLFKKIKGGIYILPSHLSALARDLIPRMLVVDPMKRITIHEIREHPWFQNRLPRYLAVPPPDTAQQAKMIDEDTLKEIVNLGYDKDHVCESLCNRLQNEATVAYYLLLDNRFRATSGYLGADYLQSMGRSFNQFTSSESASPSTRQYLPASNDPQGSGLRPYYPVERKWALGLQSRAQPREIMIEVLKALQELNVCWKKNGHYNMKCRWCPGFPQVSDMLDANHSFVDDSTIMDNGDANGRLPAVIKFEIQLYKTKDDKYLLDMQRVTRPQLLFLDFCAAFLTNLRVL from the exons ATGGAAGGGAACACTAGAGGAGGTGGGCATTCTGACGCATTAAAGAACTACAATGTGGGCAGAACATTAGGTATAGGCACATTTGGAAAAGTGAGGATTGCAGAGCATAAGCATACAGGGCACAAAGTTGCTATAAAGATTCTGAACCGTCGTCAAATGAGAACTATGGAAATGGAAGAGAAAG CAAAGAGAGAGATCAAGATATTGAGGTTGTTCATCCACCCTCATATCATCCGGCTTTATGAGGTCATTTACACACCTACAGATATATTTGTTGTGATGGAATATTGCAAGTATGGTGAGCTATTCGACTGCATTGTTGAGAAAGGGCGGTTACAGGAAGATGAGGCTCGTCGAATCTTCCAGCAG ATTATATCTGGTGTTGAATACTGCCACAGAAACATGGTTGCTCATCGTGATCTAAAGCCAGAGAACCTGTTACTTGATTCCAAATACAATGTGAAACTTGCCGACTTTGGGTTAAGTAATGTCATGCATGATGGCCATTTTCTGAAGACTAGCTGCGGGAGTCCAAACTATGCTGCACCAGAG GTTATCTCAGGTAAATTATACGCTGGACCTGAGGTTGATGTTTGGAGCTGCGGGGTGATACTTTATGCTCTTCTTTGTGGCACTCTTCCATTTGATGATGACAATATTCCCAAACTGTTCAAGAAGATAAAG GGAGGCATCTATATCCTTCCAAGTCATTTATCTGCTCTTGCAAGGGATTTGATCCCAAGAATGCTTGTTGTTGATCCTATGAAGAGAATCACAATTCATGAAATTCGAGAACACCCATGGTTTCAGAATCGCCTTCCTCGCTACCTGGCAGTGCCTCCACCAGACACGGCGCAGCAAGCCAAAATG ATTGATGAAGATACACTTAAAGAGATTGTCAACCTGGGATATGATAAAGACCATGTGTGTGAATCATTGTGCAATAGGCTGCAAAATGAG GCAACTGTTGCATATTACTTACTCTTGGACAATCGGTTCCGGGCCACTAGTGGCTATTTGGGGGCTGACTATCTACAATCAATG GGTAGGAGTTTTAATCAGTTTACTTCATCGGAATCAGCAAGCCCAAGTACCAGGCAGTATCTTCCAGCAAGCAATGATCCTCAAGGCAGTGGCTTGCGGCCATATTACCCCGTTGAAAGAAAATGGGCTCTTGGGCTCCAG TCTCGAGCTCAACCTCGTGAGATAATGATCGAGGTTCTAAAGGCACTTCAAGAATTAAATGTCTGCTGGAAGAAGAATGGACACTACAACATGAAATGCAGGTGGTGCCCTGGGTTTCCTCAAGTCAGTGATATGTTAGATGCCAACCACAGCTTTGTTGATGACTCTACCATCATGGATAACGGCGATGCTAATGGGAGGCTACCTGCCGTGATCAAGTTTGAAATCCAG CTTTACAAGACCAAGGATGACAAGTACCTGCTAGATATGCAGAGAGTTACTAGACCTCAGCTCCTCTTCCTGGATTTTTGCGCGGCCTTCCTTACCAACCTTAGGGTTCTATAG
- the LOC125552064 gene encoding serine/threonine protein kinase OSK4 isoform X1 — MRDDRVKMEGNTRGGGHSDALKNYNVGRTLGIGTFGKVRIAEHKHTGHKVAIKILNRRQMRTMEMEEKAKREIKILRLFIHPHIIRLYEVIYTPTDIFVVMEYCKYGELFDCIVEKGRLQEDEARRIFQQIISGVEYCHRNMVAHRDLKPENLLLDSKYNVKLADFGLSNVMHDGHFLKTSCGSPNYAAPEVISGKLYAGPEVDVWSCGVILYALLCGTLPFDDDNIPKLFKKIKGGIYILPSHLSALARDLIPRMLVVDPMKRITIHEIREHPWFQNRLPRYLAVPPPDTAQQAKMIDEDTLKEIVNLGYDKDHVCESLCNRLQNEATVAYYLLLDNRFRATSGYLGADYLQSMGRSFNQFTSSESASPSTRQYLPASNDPQGSGLRPYYPVERKWALGLQSRAQPREIMIEVLKALQELNVCWKKNGHYNMKCRWCPGFPQVSDMLDANHSFVDDSTIMDNGDANGRLPAVIKFEIQLYKTKDDKYLLDMQRVTRPQLLFLDFCAAFLTNLRVL; from the exons ATGCGCGACGATCGAG TGAAAATGGAAGGGAACACTAGAGGAGGTGGGCATTCTGACGCATTAAAGAACTACAATGTGGGCAGAACATTAGGTATAGGCACATTTGGAAAAGTGAGGATTGCAGAGCATAAGCATACAGGGCACAAAGTTGCTATAAAGATTCTGAACCGTCGTCAAATGAGAACTATGGAAATGGAAGAGAAAG CAAAGAGAGAGATCAAGATATTGAGGTTGTTCATCCACCCTCATATCATCCGGCTTTATGAGGTCATTTACACACCTACAGATATATTTGTTGTGATGGAATATTGCAAGTATGGTGAGCTATTCGACTGCATTGTTGAGAAAGGGCGGTTACAGGAAGATGAGGCTCGTCGAATCTTCCAGCAG ATTATATCTGGTGTTGAATACTGCCACAGAAACATGGTTGCTCATCGTGATCTAAAGCCAGAGAACCTGTTACTTGATTCCAAATACAATGTGAAACTTGCCGACTTTGGGTTAAGTAATGTCATGCATGATGGCCATTTTCTGAAGACTAGCTGCGGGAGTCCAAACTATGCTGCACCAGAG GTTATCTCAGGTAAATTATACGCTGGACCTGAGGTTGATGTTTGGAGCTGCGGGGTGATACTTTATGCTCTTCTTTGTGGCACTCTTCCATTTGATGATGACAATATTCCCAAACTGTTCAAGAAGATAAAG GGAGGCATCTATATCCTTCCAAGTCATTTATCTGCTCTTGCAAGGGATTTGATCCCAAGAATGCTTGTTGTTGATCCTATGAAGAGAATCACAATTCATGAAATTCGAGAACACCCATGGTTTCAGAATCGCCTTCCTCGCTACCTGGCAGTGCCTCCACCAGACACGGCGCAGCAAGCCAAAATG ATTGATGAAGATACACTTAAAGAGATTGTCAACCTGGGATATGATAAAGACCATGTGTGTGAATCATTGTGCAATAGGCTGCAAAATGAG GCAACTGTTGCATATTACTTACTCTTGGACAATCGGTTCCGGGCCACTAGTGGCTATTTGGGGGCTGACTATCTACAATCAATG GGTAGGAGTTTTAATCAGTTTACTTCATCGGAATCAGCAAGCCCAAGTACCAGGCAGTATCTTCCAGCAAGCAATGATCCTCAAGGCAGTGGCTTGCGGCCATATTACCCCGTTGAAAGAAAATGGGCTCTTGGGCTCCAG TCTCGAGCTCAACCTCGTGAGATAATGATCGAGGTTCTAAAGGCACTTCAAGAATTAAATGTCTGCTGGAAGAAGAATGGACACTACAACATGAAATGCAGGTGGTGCCCTGGGTTTCCTCAAGTCAGTGATATGTTAGATGCCAACCACAGCTTTGTTGATGACTCTACCATCATGGATAACGGCGATGCTAATGGGAGGCTACCTGCCGTGATCAAGTTTGAAATCCAG CTTTACAAGACCAAGGATGACAAGTACCTGCTAGATATGCAGAGAGTTACTAGACCTCAGCTCCTCTTCCTGGATTTTTGCGCGGCCTTCCTTACCAACCTTAGGGTTCTATAG